One genomic region from Microcystis panniformis FACHB-1757 encodes:
- the mreC gene encoding rod shape-determining protein MreC: protein MYSARRKWTQQGWRLLLLAAALGVAWYIRTYQSGAILELYGLLTRPFQGEETNLQEQLLADQRVRELQNRLSEVEYQNQQLKKQLGYYQTQKKPLISAPIIGRSADDWWQQVIIGRGSADGVPVGASVTGIGGLVGRITEVTPHTSKVLLVSNSQSRIGATVNRSRAMGLIQGQNSQVATLRFFEKAPDVKPGDVVTTSAFSSLFSPGLPIGRIISLNLPENPAPTAKIEFTATVDNLEWVFVHPQPQQ from the coding sequence ATGTATTCAGCACGACGAAAATGGACACAGCAGGGATGGCGACTTTTGCTGCTCGCTGCCGCTTTGGGGGTAGCTTGGTACATTCGCACCTATCAAAGTGGGGCGATTTTAGAATTGTATGGTTTATTAACTCGTCCTTTTCAGGGAGAGGAAACTAATCTGCAAGAGCAACTTCTGGCCGATCAACGGGTGCGAGAATTACAAAATCGTTTAAGTGAAGTCGAATATCAAAATCAACAATTAAAAAAACAGCTTGGTTATTATCAAACCCAGAAAAAACCCCTGATTTCTGCTCCAATTATTGGCCGCAGCGCCGATGATTGGTGGCAACAGGTAATTATCGGTCGGGGTAGCGCCGATGGTGTGCCAGTGGGTGCTTCGGTGACGGGAATTGGCGGTTTAGTGGGACGGATTACGGAAGTTACTCCCCACACCAGCAAAGTTTTATTGGTCAGTAATTCCCAAAGTCGCATCGGAGCAACGGTGAATCGTAGTCGGGCCATGGGTTTAATTCAAGGTCAGAATTCCCAAGTCGCCACCCTGCGCTTTTTTGAAAAAGCTCCCGATGTTAAACCGGGAGATGTGGTGACAACTTCGGCTTTTAGTAGTCTTTTTTCGCCAGGGTTGCCCATCGGTCGCATAATTTCCCTTAATTTACCGGAAAATCCCGCCCCCACCGCCAAAATTGAATTTACCGCCACCGTGGACAATCTCGAATGGGTGTTCGTTCACCCGCAACCCCAGCAGTGA
- a CDS encoding ArnT family glycosyltransferase encodes MNRQKFTWGYSSYKLRQRENFKEFLCLLGLLIAALTIYLVGLGNLPLRDWDEATIAQVAKEISQTPLEQLRWLFPSLWGDPYLNKPPLIHSLIGLTYHFWGINEANTRLIPAFFTALSVPLLYLLGREIFPARLPALLSALIYLTLLPVVRHGRLAMLDGAVLCFEILMFVGLLRSRRDLRWSVGAGLGFALLCLTKGIMGLLLAGIGLIFLLWDTPRLLTSAYFWSGWLLGATPAFAWYAAQFWHYEREFLDSLFVQQLKRVSDDLDNHRWPFWYYLLEIIKYSWPWLIFSVWGLRLARQEHLYSWAKLLLVWTGVYLLVVSVMATKLPWYILPIYPALALAAGYALAQVGNLPIDRPYHPIWSIILGIIGVGAGLLALIAYFPGNFAAIEPLHPLILLTLLSLSLTMVTTAILLARRSQQFIVVLLWGMLVSLFIFVNSPLWIWELNENFPVKPVASLVQKYVPADHPVYIAFAYERPSLNFYSGRRVFPLATEELINHWQSHKQPYLIIDRQTKEATDLEGLKAIGSTDSGWFLVTKQ; translated from the coding sequence ATGAACCGTCAAAAATTTACTTGGGGATATTCTAGCTATAAATTGCGTCAGAGAGAAAATTTTAAAGAATTTCTGTGTTTACTGGGATTATTAATAGCGGCCTTAACTATCTATCTAGTGGGATTAGGGAATTTACCCTTGCGGGATTGGGATGAGGCAACAATCGCTCAGGTGGCCAAGGAAATTAGCCAAACCCCCCTGGAACAATTGCGCTGGTTATTTCCTAGTCTTTGGGGTGATCCCTACCTGAATAAACCGCCGTTGATTCATAGTTTAATTGGTCTAACCTACCATTTCTGGGGTATCAATGAGGCCAATACTAGACTAATTCCCGCTTTTTTTACAGCTTTATCGGTGCCGCTTCTCTACCTTCTCGGTCGAGAAATTTTTCCCGCTCGTTTGCCAGCTTTACTGTCGGCCTTGATCTATTTAACTCTTTTGCCAGTGGTGCGCCATGGCCGTTTAGCCATGTTGGATGGAGCGGTATTATGTTTTGAAATCCTGATGTTTGTTGGTTTACTGCGCTCACGACGCGATTTACGCTGGTCTGTGGGGGCGGGGTTAGGATTTGCCCTCCTTTGTCTGACGAAGGGGATTATGGGGCTATTATTGGCGGGTATCGGCTTGATTTTTCTGCTCTGGGATACCCCCCGGTTATTAACTTCTGCCTATTTTTGGTCGGGTTGGTTATTGGGAGCAACCCCCGCTTTTGCTTGGTATGCCGCCCAATTTTGGCACTACGAGCGGGAGTTTCTGGATTCCCTTTTTGTTCAACAGTTAAAGCGAGTTAGTGACGATCTGGACAATCATCGCTGGCCGTTTTGGTATTATCTGCTAGAAATTATTAAATATAGTTGGCCCTGGTTAATTTTCTCGGTTTGGGGTTTACGTTTAGCTCGTCAGGAACATCTCTACAGTTGGGCGAAGTTACTGTTAGTTTGGACGGGTGTTTATCTGTTGGTGGTTTCGGTAATGGCGACTAAATTGCCTTGGTATATTCTGCCGATCTATCCGGCCTTGGCTTTAGCGGCCGGTTATGCCTTGGCGCAGGTGGGTAATCTTCCCATCGATCGCCCCTATCATCCAATCTGGTCAATTATTCTGGGTATTATCGGCGTTGGGGCGGGTTTATTAGCTTTAATAGCCTATTTTCCGGGTAATTTTGCCGCTATTGAACCTCTCCATCCCTTAATTCTTTTAACCTTATTGTCACTGTCCTTGACCATGGTGACAACGGCGATTTTGTTAGCCCGGCGCTCGCAACAATTCATCGTGGTTTTACTCTGGGGAATGTTGGTTTCTTTGTTTATTTTTGTCAATTCTCCCCTGTGGATATGGGAATTAAATGAGAATTTCCCCGTCAAACCGGTGGCGAGTTTAGTACAGAAATATGTGCCAGCAGATCACCCTGTTTATATTGCTTTTGCCTACGAGCGCCCCTCCTTAAATTTTTATAGTGGTCGTCGGGTTTTTCCCCTTGCTACTGAAGAATTAATCAATCATTGGCAAAGTCACAAGCAACCTTACCTAATTATCGATCGTCAAACCAAAGAAGCTACTGATTTAGAAGGATTAAAGGCGATCGGCTCTACGGATTCCGGTTGGTTTTTGGTGACGAAGCAGTAG
- the mreD gene encoding rod shape-determining protein MreD — MGVRSPATPAVRGGIMLKLSRLSARYRFILNILVTIASLLLCTFLSLMRLPGMEILGIAPNWLLIWLVSWSLNRSCLDSVVVGLAIGAIQDSLTSNYPSHIMVFGLIGFLTSRLHRQRYLKEELIAVVLIVFVMALIANGAIAFQYYLQGGKNLADLWLDYQRIGLTSALLSSLWTPLLYYPLQQWWRQFSDL; from the coding sequence ATGGGTGTTCGTTCACCCGCAACCCCAGCAGTGAGAGGGGGAATTATGCTGAAATTAAGCCGTTTATCAGCCCGTTATCGTTTTATACTGAATATTTTAGTCACTATCGCTTCACTGCTTCTCTGTACTTTTCTTTCCTTAATGCGGCTCCCCGGTATGGAGATTTTAGGCATCGCTCCCAATTGGTTACTGATTTGGTTGGTTAGTTGGAGTCTCAATCGCTCTTGTCTCGATAGTGTGGTGGTCGGATTAGCGATCGGCGCTATTCAAGATAGTTTAACCTCTAATTATCCTTCCCATATCATGGTTTTTGGTCTGATCGGTTTCCTCACTTCCCGTTTACACCGACAACGTTATCTCAAAGAAGAATTGATCGCCGTGGTCTTAATTGTCTTTGTTATGGCTTTAATCGCCAATGGTGCGATCGCTTTTCAATACTATCTACAAGGAGGCAAAAATCTCGCTGATCTTTGGCTCGATTATCAACGCATTGGCCTCACTTCTGCTCTGCTTAGTAGTCTCTGGACTCCCCTCCTCTATTATCCCCTCCAGCAATGGTGGCGACAATTTAGCGATCTTTAA
- a CDS encoding aminotransferase class IV — MYWYNGELIEDERISLDINDIGLLYGATIFTTLRIYQKSLDHPLTHWQEHLQRLHSSLQVFHWSAPDWRRIRQGAEKLSRFYPVLRITIFPDGREWIKGRFLPEDLNLRQEQGIIGWVVDNPAWQRVLGEHKTGNYLTPWLASQTAQKKGAKEAILVDQSGNWLETSTGNLWGWKDNCWYSPLLTADILPGIGRSALIGWLKKQNISLEENLWTPEFVRTLQAIAYSNSLVEIIPFNSILGCNLEINTAIYREVLPDLQQYFSSQL, encoded by the coding sequence ATGTATTGGTATAATGGCGAATTAATCGAGGATGAGCGAATAAGTCTGGATATTAATGATATTGGGCTGCTTTATGGAGCGACAATATTTACTACCCTGCGTATCTATCAAAAAAGCTTAGATCATCCCCTAACCCATTGGCAAGAGCATCTCCAACGTCTGCACTCTAGTTTACAAGTTTTCCACTGGTCCGCTCCCGATTGGCGGCGAATTCGCCAAGGAGCCGAAAAATTATCCCGATTCTATCCTGTCCTGAGAATCACAATTTTTCCCGATGGTAGGGAGTGGATTAAAGGCAGATTTCTCCCCGAAGATTTAAACCTTAGACAAGAGCAAGGAATTATTGGCTGGGTAGTGGATAATCCCGCTTGGCAACGCGTTTTAGGAGAGCATAAAACTGGTAATTATTTAACTCCTTGGTTAGCGTCACAAACTGCTCAAAAAAAAGGGGCAAAAGAAGCGATATTAGTCGATCAATCTGGGAATTGGTTAGAAACTAGCACGGGTAATTTATGGGGATGGAAAGATAATTGCTGGTACAGTCCCCTGCTGACTGCTGACATTTTACCCGGGATTGGGCGCTCGGCTTTGATCGGCTGGTTAAAAAAACAAAATATTTCCCTAGAAGAAAATCTCTGGACTCCTGAATTTGTCAGGACTTTACAAGCGATCGCCTATAGTAATTCCCTGGTGGAAATTATCCCTTTTAATTCTATTCTTGGCTGTAATCTAGAGATAAATACAGCTATTTATAGAGAAGTTTTACCAGATTTACAGCAATATTTTTCCAGTCAATTATAG
- a CDS encoding rod shape-determining protein: MGFFRGLGLSRDIGIDLGTANTLVYVSGKGIVLEEPSVVAIDQDRNPVAVGEEAKKMLGRTPGHVTALRPLRDGVIADFYSCEIMLAEFIKRALDGTIGNPRMVIGVPSGITGVERRAVVDAAKNAGSREVGLIDEPVAAALGAGLPVSEATGNMIIDIGGGTTEVAILSLDGTVISESVRVAGDELTEAIIAYLKKVHNLIIGERTAEDIKIRLASAYPTPGDEFPPLEVRGLHLMSGLPRTVTIKAEEVRESMDEPLSVIVDAIKRTLEKTPPELAADIIDRGIMLAGGGALLRGLDRLVSHETGIVTHVAEDPLRCVVKGTGEVLKNQKLFERIVNETTRNV; the protein is encoded by the coding sequence GTGGGTTTTTTTAGAGGACTAGGCTTATCAAGGGACATAGGTATAGACTTGGGTACAGCAAACACCCTCGTTTATGTGTCAGGGAAAGGCATCGTTTTAGAGGAACCATCGGTAGTAGCGATCGATCAAGATCGCAACCCGGTCGCTGTCGGGGAGGAGGCCAAAAAAATGCTCGGTCGCACTCCAGGCCATGTCACCGCGCTGCGACCCCTGCGCGATGGGGTAATCGCCGATTTTTACAGTTGCGAGATCATGTTAGCGGAATTCATCAAACGAGCGCTCGATGGCACGATTGGCAATCCCCGCATGGTAATCGGTGTTCCCAGCGGGATTACTGGAGTAGAAAGACGCGCGGTGGTGGATGCGGCCAAAAATGCCGGCTCGCGAGAAGTGGGGTTAATTGATGAACCAGTTGCGGCAGCCTTGGGTGCTGGTTTACCCGTCTCGGAAGCGACGGGAAATATGATCATCGATATCGGTGGTGGCACCACGGAAGTGGCGATTCTCAGTCTTGATGGGACAGTGATCAGCGAATCCGTCCGTGTGGCCGGGGATGAACTCACGGAAGCAATTATCGCCTATCTGAAAAAAGTCCATAACCTGATTATCGGGGAACGTACGGCCGAAGATATTAAAATTCGCCTTGCTTCCGCTTATCCCACCCCCGGAGATGAATTTCCTCCTCTGGAAGTGCGGGGATTGCATCTCATGTCCGGTTTACCCCGCACCGTGACCATCAAAGCGGAAGAAGTGCGGGAAAGTATGGATGAGCCACTTTCCGTGATCGTTGATGCGATCAAACGTACCCTAGAAAAAACTCCCCCCGAATTAGCTGCCGATATTATCGATCGCGGCATCATGTTAGCGGGAGGAGGTGCTTTATTACGGGGACTCGATCGCCTAGTCAGTCACGAAACCGGTATCGTTACCCATGTCGCTGAAGATCCGCTGCGCTGTGTGGTCAAAGGCACGGGAGAAGTGTTAAAAAATCAGAAACTCTTTGAGCGGATCGTTAATGAAACAACTCGCAATGTCTAA
- the gcvP gene encoding aminomethyl-transferring glycine dehydrogenase, whose protein sequence is MKRSTFVIVETEINMLNRSITAEKTEEFAPADLQDLLDCTDSFVNRHIGPTETEIEKMLAVLGVATLEELIAKTVPSGIRLQKSLNLAPALSEYAALAQLKAIASKNQVFRSFIGMGYHDCITPPVILRNILENPGWYTAYTPYQAEIAQGRLEALLNFQTLITSLTGLEIANASLLDEGTAAAEAMTMSYGLCKTKANAFFISSSCHPQTIEVVKTRAIPLGIDIIIEDHRLFDFQTPIFGALLQYPATDGVIYDYREFIAKAQENGALVTVAADILSLALLTPPGELGADIAVGSSQRFGVPLGYGGPHAAYFATKDVYKRSIPGRIVGVSKDSQGKPALRLALQTREQHIRRDKATSNICTAQVLLAVIASMYAVYHGPEGIKKIAQRVQKLTALLATGLKQLGYQVGKEPRFDTLKVTVSTGVKDIFAKAKTHKINLRYFDENNLGISVDETTSLRDVWDLWQIFAPTEELPFTAAELVEKISLELPANLTRTSAYLTEPVFNRYHSETELLRYLHRLETKDLALNTSMIPLGSCTMKLNAVAEMIPVTWAEFGKLHPFAPIDQAEGYQLLFQQLETWLGEITGFDGISLQPNAGSQGEYAGLQVIRAYHESRGQGHRQICLIPESAHGTNPASAVMCGMKVVAVNCDSRGNIDIDDLKTKAQKHQDNLAALMVTYPSTHGVFEQGISEICALIHQYGGQVYMDGANMNAQVGLCRPADFGADVCHLNLHKTFCIPHGGGGPGMGPIGVKSHLVPFLPDVSLVLAKLSPETANGKHQDSIGAISAAPWGSASILVISWMYIAMMGAAGLKKATEVAILNANYMAFRLESAYPVLFKGSAGTVAHECVIDLRPLKKQAGIEVEDVAKRLMDFGFHAPTVSWPVAGTMMVEPTESESLGELDRFCEALLTIYQEVQAIANGTMDIHDNPLKNAPHTAAVLTADDWSRPYSRQQAAYPLSWLKDYKFWPVVGRVDNAYGDRNLVCSCEGMDAYK, encoded by the coding sequence ATGAAACGCAGCACTTTTGTAATTGTTGAAACCGAGATTAATATGCTAAATAGGTCAATTACGGCCGAGAAAACCGAGGAATTCGCTCCTGCTGACCTGCAAGACCTGCTAGACTGTACCGATAGCTTTGTTAACCGTCATATTGGGCCGACGGAGACGGAAATCGAGAAAATGCTGGCGGTTTTGGGTGTTGCTACCCTTGAGGAGTTAATCGCTAAAACTGTCCCGTCAGGAATTCGTTTACAAAAAAGCCTTAATCTAGCACCTGCCTTGAGTGAATACGCCGCTCTTGCCCAATTAAAAGCTATTGCCTCGAAAAATCAGGTATTTCGCTCCTTTATTGGCATGGGCTACCATGACTGTATCACCCCGCCGGTAATTCTCCGCAACATCTTAGAAAATCCGGGTTGGTACACCGCCTATACTCCCTATCAAGCGGAAATCGCCCAAGGACGCTTAGAAGCTCTCTTAAACTTCCAAACTCTCATCACTAGCTTAACTGGTCTGGAAATTGCTAACGCTTCCCTCCTCGATGAAGGAACAGCAGCCGCAGAAGCGATGACTATGAGTTACGGACTGTGTAAAACTAAAGCCAATGCTTTCTTTATCTCTAGTAGTTGCCATCCCCAAACGATTGAAGTTGTTAAAACCAGAGCGATTCCTTTAGGTATTGACATTATTATCGAGGATCATCGTCTCTTTGACTTCCAAACGCCGATTTTTGGCGCATTATTACAATATCCAGCCACCGATGGCGTAATTTATGACTATCGGGAATTTATCGCCAAAGCGCAGGAAAATGGGGCTTTAGTCACCGTTGCCGCCGATATTCTCAGTTTAGCCCTGTTGACTCCCCCCGGCGAATTGGGGGCTGATATTGCCGTGGGTAGCAGTCAACGCTTTGGGGTTCCCTTGGGTTATGGGGGTCCCCATGCCGCCTATTTTGCCACCAAAGATGTCTATAAACGCAGTATTCCGGGGCGCATTGTCGGGGTATCGAAGGATAGTCAGGGTAAACCCGCACTGCGTTTAGCTTTGCAAACCAGGGAACAACATATCCGCCGGGATAAAGCCACCAGTAATATTTGTACCGCACAGGTGTTACTAGCGGTGATTGCTTCCATGTACGCGGTGTATCACGGACCGGAAGGAATCAAGAAAATCGCCCAAAGAGTGCAGAAATTAACCGCTTTATTGGCAACTGGTTTAAAACAGTTGGGTTATCAGGTGGGGAAAGAACCGCGCTTCGATACGCTCAAAGTTACGGTATCCACGGGAGTTAAGGATATCTTCGCCAAGGCAAAAACCCATAAGATTAATCTGCGTTATTTTGATGAGAATAATCTAGGAATTAGTGTCGATGAAACCACCAGTCTCAGGGATGTGTGGGATTTATGGCAAATTTTTGCCCCAACCGAGGAATTACCCTTTACCGCAGCCGAATTAGTCGAGAAAATTAGTCTAGAATTACCCGCTAATTTAACCCGTACCAGTGCCTATCTTACCGAGCCGGTGTTCAATCGTTACCACTCGGAAACGGAATTACTCAGATATCTGCACCGTCTGGAAACAAAGGATCTAGCCTTAAATACTTCCATGATTCCCCTCGGTTCCTGTACGATGAAACTCAATGCCGTAGCGGAGATGATTCCAGTAACTTGGGCAGAATTCGGCAAATTACACCCTTTTGCTCCGATTGACCAAGCAGAAGGCTATCAACTGCTCTTTCAACAGTTAGAGACTTGGTTAGGGGAAATTACCGGGTTTGATGGCATTTCCCTACAACCGAACGCCGGTTCTCAGGGAGAGTATGCCGGTTTACAGGTGATCCGAGCCTACCATGAAAGTCGCGGTCAAGGTCATCGTCAGATTTGCTTAATTCCTGAGTCCGCTCACGGGACTAATCCTGCCAGTGCCGTTATGTGTGGTATGAAAGTAGTGGCGGTTAATTGCGATTCTCGGGGCAATATTGATATTGATGACCTGAAAACTAAGGCCCAGAAGCATCAGGATAATCTAGCGGCTTTGATGGTGACGTATCCTTCCACTCACGGCGTTTTTGAACAGGGAATTAGCGAAATTTGCGCCTTGATTCATCAATACGGTGGTCAAGTGTATATGGATGGCGCCAATATGAATGCTCAGGTGGGTTTATGTCGTCCGGCGGATTTTGGCGCTGATGTCTGTCACTTGAATCTCCATAAAACTTTCTGTATTCCCCACGGTGGTGGCGGCCCCGGTATGGGACCAATCGGAGTAAAATCCCATTTAGTGCCTTTTCTGCCCGATGTTTCCCTAGTTTTGGCGAAATTATCCCCAGAAACCGCTAACGGTAAGCATCAGGACTCAATTGGCGCAATTTCGGCCGCGCCTTGGGGTAGTGCCAGCATTTTGGTGATTTCTTGGATGTATATCGCTATGATGGGGGCAGCCGGCTTGAAAAAAGCGACAGAAGTGGCAATTTTGAACGCTAATTATATGGCTTTTCGTCTGGAGTCGGCCTATCCGGTGTTATTTAAGGGTAGCGCGGGAACGGTTGCCCACGAGTGCGTGATTGATTTACGTCCCCTGAAAAAACAAGCTGGCATCGAGGTGGAAGATGTGGCAAAACGCTTGATGGATTTCGGTTTCCACGCGCCGACGGTTTCTTGGCCCGTGGCGGGTACAATGATGGTGGAACCCACGGAAAGCGAATCTTTGGGGGAATTAGACCGTTTTTGTGAAGCTTTGTTAACTATCTATCAAGAAGTACAAGCGATCGCTAATGGTACCATGGATATCCACGATAATCCCTTAAAAAATGCCCCCCACACAGCTGCAGTTTTAACTGCCGATGATTGGAGTCGTCCCTATTCCCGTCAACAGGCAGCTTACCCGCTTTCTTGGCTAAAAGATTATAAATTCTGGCCGGTAGTGGGACGGGTTGATAATGCTTACGGGGACAGAAATCTGGTTTGTTCCTGTGAGGGTATGGACGCTTATAAGTAG
- a CDS encoding single-stranded DNA-binding protein, whose amino-acid sequence MSVNLVHLVGRAGRDPETKYFESGKVLCTLTLAVNRRSKNSDQPDWFDLEIWGKTAEVAANYVKKGGLIGIKGSLKMDTWNDKNTGLARSKPVILVDQLDLLGSKRDSEANSEREF is encoded by the coding sequence ATGAGTGTAAATCTGGTTCATTTGGTGGGACGAGCGGGGAGAGACCCAGAAACCAAGTATTTCGAGTCGGGTAAGGTTTTATGTACTTTAACTTTAGCGGTTAATCGTCGCTCTAAAAATAGCGATCAGCCGGATTGGTTTGATCTGGAAATTTGGGGCAAAACGGCGGAAGTGGCCGCTAATTATGTGAAAAAAGGCGGTTTAATCGGGATTAAAGGGTCTTTAAAAATGGATACCTGGAATGATAAAAACACCGGATTAGCTCGCTCTAAACCGGTGATTCTCGTCGATCAATTAGATTTACTCGGTTCTAAACGCGATAGTGAGGCTAATTCCGAGCGAGAATTTTAA
- the lpxB gene encoding lipid-A-disaccharide synthase has translation MRIFISTGEVSGDLQAAMLIESLFKLAKTLEIELEIFALGGDRMELAGAKMLGKTTRLAAMGLIESIPFILPTLQLQKRAKEFFRDHPPDIIILIDYVGANVAIGQSAKKIIPDVPIIYYIAPQVWIWSEENIPSAKLRATAEKLFNTEKLIAVTDKLLAIFPAEARFFETKGLPVTWVGHPLVDRMANAPNRQEMRQKWAIKPEETVIALLPASRQQEFKYLVPTVCAAAQKLQEKIPDIKFLIPVPLALYEPKMRELVAEYGLNAVIMERDQTLEAIAAADLAVAKSGTVNLEIALLNVPQVVVYRLSAVTAWIARNIMKLSVPFVSPVNLVLMREVVPELLQEEANPERIMEECLDLLLNQQRRQKMLDEYAETTAGLGTVGSCDRVAQEVFKIGLC, from the coding sequence ATGCGTATATTTATTAGTACGGGTGAGGTATCGGGTGATTTACAGGCAGCCATGCTGATTGAATCCCTTTTTAAACTAGCTAAAACCCTGGAAATTGAGTTAGAAATTTTTGCCCTAGGTGGCGATCGCATGGAGTTAGCCGGAGCAAAAATGTTGGGTAAAACCACTCGACTGGCTGCCATGGGATTAATTGAATCTATCCCCTTTATTTTGCCAACCTTACAACTACAAAAACGAGCAAAAGAGTTTTTTAGAGATCATCCCCCTGATATCATTATTTTAATTGATTATGTGGGGGCAAATGTGGCGATCGGTCAGTCGGCTAAAAAAATTATTCCCGATGTCCCAATTATTTATTATATTGCCCCACAGGTGTGGATTTGGTCAGAAGAAAATATCCCCTCAGCTAAACTAAGGGCTACAGCAGAAAAGTTATTTAATACGGAAAAATTAATCGCCGTCACCGATAAATTATTGGCAATTTTTCCTGCCGAAGCTCGTTTTTTTGAAACAAAAGGTTTACCAGTAACTTGGGTGGGACATCCCTTAGTTGATCGTATGGCTAATGCTCCCAATCGGCAAGAAATGCGGCAAAAATGGGCAATAAAACCCGAAGAAACAGTGATCGCTTTGTTACCCGCTTCCCGTCAACAGGAGTTTAAATATCTCGTGCCGACTGTGTGCGCTGCTGCCCAAAAATTACAGGAAAAAATACCCGATATTAAGTTTTTAATTCCCGTTCCCTTAGCTTTATACGAACCAAAAATGCGAGAATTAGTAGCGGAATATGGATTAAATGCGGTGATTATGGAACGAGATCAGACTTTAGAAGCAATTGCCGCAGCCGATCTGGCTGTGGCTAAGTCTGGTACAGTTAATCTCGAAATTGCTTTGTTAAACGTGCCGCAGGTGGTGGTTTACCGTTTAAGTGCAGTTACTGCTTGGATTGCCCGCAATATTATGAAGCTTTCTGTACCATTTGTCTCACCGGTAAATTTAGTTTTAATGCGAGAAGTTGTTCCCGAATTATTACAAGAGGAAGCTAACCCAGAGAGAATTATGGAGGAATGTCTAGATTTATTATTAAATCAGCAACGTCGGCAAAAAATGTTAGATGAATACGCAGAAACCACAGCCGGTTTAGGAACAGTAGGCAGTTGCGATCGAGTGGCACAAGAGGTGTTTAAAATAGGCCTTTGTTAG